A genomic region of Salvia splendens isolate huo1 unplaced genomic scaffold, SspV2 ctg661, whole genome shotgun sequence contains the following coding sequences:
- the LOC121790898 gene encoding ATP-dependent RNA helicase DEAH12, chloroplastic-like: MTMEEKGVSEALLRAEEDEDDFKSCCEDEDELDLKVDLDENVVKMYFKGVSVACPGDSGSRMSGIGVVMDRPGCSALVRIQKKLDFYVEEPVAECLALLDGLSEAIQREAKCVFAFTDSEILHSQIVDEKVVESPLLVALRQRIMEQASNLETFVLKLVPASDLDRALGLARVAVGIVSSCGGVGEDSMESCSICCEEKLSSMMLSFKCFHEFCSHCMKTYVEGKVRCSRVPIRCPESGCKYCISASECKLFLPVASYESLERAFGEANMLSSNKIYCPYPNCSVLLDPRDCLSSSQSDNSCVECPVCQGLVCVDCEVAWHSSMTCEEYQSLPLEERDLARITRRRRCDRCRTMVELTHCRYHMRCWCGHEFCYSCGEDYRDGNRTCRCAFWEDDFTEGMAAYPSQQLEQWAWDSFEPLPMATGAYSDQERSQLALIQRFLAGGFSLGDEDPHQAPLQCTDSYADTMKDLRHLPWLERFVSVISDDFYEDYIQ; this comes from the exons ATGACAATGGAAGAAAAAGGAGTGAGTGAAGCATTGTTGAGGGCGGAAGAAGACGAAGACGACTTCAAGAGCTGCTGCGAAGACGAGGATGAATTGGATTTGAAGGTGGATTTAGATGAAAATGTAGTTAAGATGTATTTTAAGGGTGTGTCTGTTGCTTGCCCCGGTGATTCGGGCTCTAGGATGTCGGGAATCGGGGTGGTTATGGATAGGCCGGGATGTTCAGCCCTGGTTCGGATCCAGAAGAAGCTCGATTTCTATGTCGAGGAGCCGGTTGCAGAGTGTTTGGCATTGCTGGATGGTTTGTCCGAGGCTATACAGCGCGAGGCGAAGTGCGTTTTCGCCTTCACGGATTCTGAAATCTTGCATAGTCAG ATTGTTGATGAGAAGGTTGTTGAGAGTCCTCTTTTGGTGGCATTGAGGCAAAGAATCATGGAACAAGCAAGTAATCTCGAGACGTTTGTGTTAAAACTCGTCCCGGCCAGCGACCTAGATAGGGCTTTGGGTTTAGCTCGAGTCGCTGTTGGTATAGTCTCCTCTTGTGGTGGTGTCGGGGAGGATTCAATGGAGAGCTGCTCGATCTGTTGTGAGGAGAAGCTCTCGTCGATGATGCTCTCGTTCAAATGCTTCCACGAGTTCTGTTCCCACTGTATGAAAACGTACGTCGAGGGTAAAGTGCGTTGCAGTCGAGTGCCAATCAGATGCCCTGAATCGGGATGCAAGTATTGTATCTCGGCTTCCGAGTGCAAACTGTTTCTCCCCGTTGCTTCGTACGAGTCTCTGGAGAGAGCCTTCGGAGAAGCAAATATGTTGAGCTCGAACAAGATATATTGCCCGTATCCTAATTGCTCGGTCCTGCTTGATCCCCGCGATTGCTTGTCATCGAGCCAGTCGGACAACAGCTGCGTGGAGTGTCCCGTCTGTCAAGGGCTCGTCTGCGTTGACTGTGAGGTCGCGTGGCATTCCTCCATGACCTGCGAGGAGTACCAAAGCCTCCCATTGGAGGAGAGGGACCTCGCTCGGATCACGAGGCGCAGACGCTGCGATCGTTGCAGGACAATGGTCGAGCTAACTCACTGTCGCTACCACATGAGATGCTG GTGCGGTCATGAGTTCTGCTACTCGTGTGGGGAGGACTACAGGGATGGGAATCGGACGTGCCGGTGCGCGTTTTGGGAGGACGACTTCACGGAAGGGATGGCCGCGTACCCTTCCCAGCAGCTGGAGCAGTGGGCGTGGGACTCGTTCGAGCCGCTCCCGATGGCAACGGGCGCGTACTCGGATCAAGAGCGGTCACAGCTGGCGCTGATTCAGAGGTTCCTCGCCGGGGGCTTCAGCTTGGGCGACGAGGATCCGCATCAAGCCCCTCTACAGTGCACGGACTCGTATGCGGACACGATGAAGGATCTGCGCCACCTGCCTTGGCTCGAGAGGTTCGTCTCGGTTATAAGCGACGACTTCTACGAAGACTACATACAATGA